The Seleniivibrio woodruffii genome window below encodes:
- the rsmD gene encoding 16S rRNA (guanine(966)-N(2))-methyltransferase RsmD — protein MRIISGTFKGRQLFTPKDLSVRPTTDKVRNAVFSVLFDRVDEANVLDLFCGTGSYGIEALSRGAERAVFIDTDVTYVKKNLKDLEECTEVIKGDVMKILPTVTRKFDIIFIDPPYGEYPPKALLSIISDNELLAEGGVIVFEESFRSPFDIANTGFFIENEKKYGDTKIYYLVPDGGDI, from the coding sequence TTGAGGATCATAAGCGGTACATTCAAAGGCAGGCAGCTTTTCACGCCCAAAGACTTGTCTGTTCGACCCACAACGGATAAGGTGCGCAACGCAGTATTCTCCGTCCTTTTCGACAGGGTGGATGAGGCGAATGTTTTAGACCTTTTCTGCGGAACAGGCTCATATGGAATAGAGGCATTAAGTCGCGGAGCTGAGAGAGCGGTTTTCATAGATACCGACGTGACGTATGTCAAAAAGAACCTGAAAGACCTTGAGGAATGCACTGAGGTCATAAAGGGCGATGTCATGAAGATACTGCCCACCGTCACCAGAAAATTTGACATAATTTTCATTGACCCTCCCTATGGCGAGTATCCTCCAAAAGCTCTTCTGAGCATAATTTCAGATAATGAACTGTTGGCCGAAGGCGGTGTGATCGTGTTCGAAGAGAGCTTCCGTTCACCATTTGATATTGCAAATACAGGCTTTTTTATAGAGAATGAGAAAAAATACGGCGACACTAAGATTTACTATCTTGTGCCGGACGGCGGTGACATATGA
- a CDS encoding radical SAM protein — MKNRILPVFIPFAGCRQRCVYCSQSSITGHTSTEILTSAERQISEYLGISGKWDELAYYGGSFTCLSGELQQRLYGLAHEHGFTKLRFSTSPDCVTDENMAMAKANGVETVEIGVQSLDDEVLRLNRRPCGAAETLDALRTARKHITKISAQIMTGMYGENFYSFDGTVNELVAVRPDYVRIYPCVVLKDTELYGLWRSGDHVPLPLAETLARCAYGLILFEAAGIEVIRIGLQDSESMKEQIAAGEYHPAIGDMAKTIAVAIWLGLGHNLVLDKKYINTAYGYNGYNREACENRLTIKEGSQPDIRRICRGITEIEDHKRYIQRQAAFHAQRLVCSTHNG, encoded by the coding sequence ATGAAAAATAGAATACTTCCCGTATTCATCCCCTTTGCAGGATGCAGACAAAGGTGCGTCTACTGCAGTCAAAGCTCCATAACTGGGCACACATCAACGGAAATTCTCACCTCGGCAGAAAGGCAGATCAGCGAATATCTGGGCATATCCGGCAAATGGGACGAACTTGCCTATTACGGCGGAAGCTTCACCTGTCTGAGCGGCGAGCTTCAGCAAAGGCTCTACGGTCTCGCCCATGAGCATGGATTCACAAAACTGCGGTTCTCCACCAGCCCGGACTGTGTCACCGATGAGAACATGGCAATGGCGAAGGCGAACGGAGTGGAGACTGTTGAGATAGGCGTTCAGAGTCTTGACGACGAGGTTCTGCGGCTGAACAGAAGGCCTTGCGGAGCGGCTGAGACCCTTGATGCTCTCAGAACTGCCAGAAAACATATCACAAAAATATCGGCACAGATAATGACCGGAATGTACGGCGAAAATTTTTATAGCTTTGACGGCACGGTGAATGAGTTGGTCGCAGTAAGGCCAGACTATGTACGTATCTATCCCTGCGTGGTATTGAAAGATACCGAGCTATACGGTCTCTGGCGGTCAGGCGACCATGTGCCTCTGCCTCTGGCGGAAACACTGGCAAGGTGTGCCTACGGGCTTATATTGTTCGAGGCGGCGGGGATAGAGGTGATCAGAATAGGCCTTCAGGATTCGGAGAGCATGAAGGAGCAGATAGCCGCAGGTGAATATCATCCTGCCATAGGCGACATGGCGAAAACAATAGCCGTTGCCATCTGGCTCGGCTTAGGTCATAATCTGGTACTGGATAAAAAATACATAAACACTGCATACGGTTATAACGGATACAACAGAGAGGCCTGCGAAAACAGGCTTACTATAAAGGAGGGCTCACAGCCCGACATACGGCGGATTTGCCGGGGGATAACGGAAATTGAGGATCATAAGCGGTACATTCAAAGGCAGGCAGCTTTTCACGCCCAAAGACTTGTCTGTTCGACCCACAACGGATAA
- the rnc gene encoding ribonuclease III, whose amino-acid sequence MNKKQSSDIETLEAKLGYSFGDRSVVLEALTHRSYAHEKKNNKNYERLEFLGDAVLQLIVTEYLLERYKDYDEGLLSKLRGFFVSECFLSKIATEMELGEHILLGKGEKASGGKYKESLLCDIFESVVAAIYLDGGYDAARKIIIAHFGSKIDEDISNSTFIDSKSELQKITQRQFGSLPEYIVLDESGPEHDKIFLVRVHVEGLVTEEGTGKTKKSAEKAAAAKALKKLGNEK is encoded by the coding sequence ATGAATAAAAAGCAGAGTTCGGATATCGAAACTCTCGAAGCTAAACTAGGTTACAGCTTTGGCGACAGGTCTGTGGTGTTGGAGGCTCTGACCCACAGATCTTACGCCCATGAGAAGAAGAACAACAAAAATTATGAACGTCTCGAATTTTTGGGCGATGCGGTGCTTCAGCTCATAGTGACGGAGTATCTTCTGGAAAGATACAAAGACTATGACGAGGGGCTTCTCTCAAAACTTCGTGGATTTTTTGTCAGCGAATGTTTCCTCAGCAAAATTGCGACGGAGATGGAGCTGGGCGAGCATATACTTCTGGGCAAAGGAGAAAAGGCCTCAGGCGGGAAGTATAAGGAGTCTCTGCTCTGCGATATCTTCGAATCGGTCGTGGCGGCGATATATCTGGACGGCGGCTATGATGCGGCACGAAAGATCATCATTGCCCATTTCGGTTCAAAGATAGATGAGGACATTTCAAACAGCACCTTCATCGATTCCAAAAGCGAACTTCAGAAGATAACCCAGCGTCAGTTCGGCTCACTGCCGGAATACATAGTGCTTGACGAATCCGGCCCCGAACACGACAAGATTTTCCTTGTCCGTGTGCATGTTGAGGGTCTGGTTACGGAAGAGGGCACGGGCAAAACAAAAAAGAGCGCAGAGAAGGCGGCCGCCGCAAAAGCTCTTAAGAAACTGGGTAATGAAAAATAG
- the fabF gene encoding beta-ketoacyl-ACP synthase II, translated as MKRRVVVTGYGLVTPIGSGNEKNWENLMNGKSGIKYIPAERLNTEELPVKFAGVVDDFDPALYVKDPKAVKRHEQFVIFAIAASAIAVKMANFDLEKADLNRCGTHIGSGIGGFEAIEHTTRDFDAKGVKKISPFFIPTSIINMASGAVSIEFGFKGPNFSIVTACTTGTHSVGEAARLIQHGYADVMLAGGTESAITSLSIGGFANMKALSRRNDDPEKASRPFDTDRDGFVMGEGCGIMLLESYEHAVARGAKIYAEYAGYGASADAYHMTAPDETGDGAMRCMQAALEDAGIKPEDIGYINAHGTSTPFNDKIETLAIKKVFGDYAKQLKISSTKSMTGHLLGAAGSVEAIYCCMALEKGILPPTINYTTPDPDCDLYYVPNKPEKLDFKYALSNSFGFGGTNGTLIFKKYE; from the coding sequence GTGAAGAGAAGAGTAGTTGTGACGGGCTACGGCCTTGTAACACCCATCGGCAGCGGAAACGAGAAAAACTGGGAAAACCTTATGAACGGCAAAAGCGGGATCAAATATATCCCCGCTGAAAGGCTGAACACAGAAGAGCTTCCCGTTAAGTTCGCAGGTGTTGTAGACGACTTCGACCCTGCTCTCTATGTTAAAGACCCCAAAGCGGTCAAAAGACATGAGCAGTTCGTGATTTTCGCAATTGCCGCTTCCGCCATCGCAGTCAAGATGGCAAACTTCGATTTGGAAAAGGCCGACCTCAACAGATGCGGAACACATATCGGCTCCGGCATCGGCGGTTTCGAAGCTATTGAGCATACAACAAGGGATTTTGATGCGAAGGGCGTTAAAAAGATATCTCCCTTCTTCATCCCCACTTCAATCATAAACATGGCAAGCGGTGCGGTTTCCATCGAGTTCGGGTTCAAAGGCCCCAACTTCAGCATCGTTACAGCCTGCACAACCGGAACCCACTCTGTGGGTGAGGCCGCAAGGCTCATTCAGCACGGCTACGCAGACGTTATGCTTGCCGGCGGAACCGAAAGTGCTATCACGTCACTTTCAATAGGCGGTTTCGCCAACATGAAAGCTCTTTCCCGCCGCAACGACGACCCCGAAAAGGCATCCAGACCCTTCGATACAGACCGTGACGGTTTCGTTATGGGTGAAGGCTGCGGAATCATGCTTCTGGAATCCTATGAGCATGCCGTTGCCAGAGGTGCAAAAATATACGCAGAATACGCAGGCTACGGAGCATCCGCAGACGCATATCACATGACCGCACCGGACGAGACGGGTGACGGAGCAATGAGATGCATGCAGGCTGCCCTTGAAGATGCGGGCATCAAGCCCGAAGACATCGGATACATAAATGCGCACGGAACCTCCACACCTTTTAACGACAAGATAGAGACTCTTGCCATTAAAAAGGTTTTCGGAGACTACGCAAAACAGCTTAAGATCAGCTCAACAAAATCCATGACGGGTCACCTTCTGGGAGCCGCAGGTTCCGTTGAAGCTATCTACTGCTGCATGGCACTGGAAAAGGGAATTTTGCCCCCCACAATCAACTACACAACTCCCGATCCCGATTGCGACCTTTACTATGTGCCCAACAAGCCCGAAAAACTTGACTTCAAATACGCTCTCAGTAACTCGTTCGGATTTGGCGGCACCAACGGTACTCTGATATTTAAGAAATATGAATAA
- a CDS encoding acyl carrier protein, with translation MSDIAKKVKEIIVEQLNVDADAVTEDASFIDDLDADSLDTVELIMAFEEEFDLEIPDEEAEKIKTVGDAISHIEKAKA, from the coding sequence ATGTCAGATATCGCAAAAAAAGTGAAAGAGATCATTGTTGAGCAGCTTAACGTTGATGCAGACGCAGTTACTGAAGACGCATCCTTCATAGACGACCTTGACGCAGACTCTCTTGACACAGTTGAGCTTATCATGGCTTTCGAAGAAGAGTTCGATCTTGAGATTCCGGACGAGGAAGCTGAGAAGATCAAAACTGTAGGCGATGCCATTTCTCACATCGAAAAAGCAAAAGCTTAA
- the fabG gene encoding 3-oxoacyl-[acyl-carrier-protein] reductase has product MTLEGKVALVTGASSGIGRIIALKMAEAGAKVAVNYIDIASIKADAEAVVKEITDKGGVAAAVAADVSKEESVEAMIKEIEEKLGTVDILVNNAGITQDGLIMRMKVEQWEKVLDVNLKGAFICTKAALKGMMKKRYGKIVNIASVVGFSGNAGQANYSASKAGLVGLTKTSAQELASRGIRVNAVAPGFIRTAMTDVLPKEVVDAMLAKISLNALGEADDVANAVMFLASAESDYITGQTIHVNGGMYM; this is encoded by the coding sequence ATGACACTGGAAGGAAAAGTTGCCCTCGTAACGGGCGCTTCAAGCGGCATAGGCCGCATCATCGCACTTAAAATGGCCGAAGCAGGCGCAAAAGTGGCGGTGAACTATATCGACATAGCAAGCATCAAAGCCGATGCTGAAGCTGTTGTTAAAGAGATAACAGACAAAGGGGGCGTTGCGGCGGCTGTTGCGGCGGACGTTTCCAAAGAGGAGAGCGTTGAAGCGATGATCAAGGAGATCGAGGAGAAACTCGGCACTGTTGACATCCTTGTAAACAACGCAGGCATAACACAGGACGGCCTTATCATGCGTATGAAGGTCGAGCAGTGGGAAAAGGTTCTTGACGTAAACCTGAAAGGAGCCTTCATCTGCACAAAAGCTGCCCTTAAAGGCATGATGAAAAAGAGATACGGCAAGATCGTGAACATTGCTTCAGTTGTTGGCTTCTCCGGTAACGCCGGACAGGCAAACTACTCCGCAAGCAAGGCGGGTCTGGTTGGTCTCACAAAAACATCCGCACAGGAACTTGCCAGCAGAGGCATCAGGGTCAACGCAGTTGCACCCGGATTCATCCGCACAGCAATGACCGACGTTCTTCCCAAAGAGGTTGTTGACGCAATGCTCGCCAAGATATCGCTGAACGCACTGGGCGAGGCAGACGACGTTGCAAACGCAGTAATGTTCCTCGCATCAGCAGAATCCGACTACATCACAGGACAGACCATCCACGTTAACGGCGGTATGTATATGTGA
- the fabD gene encoding ACP S-malonyltransferase, whose amino-acid sequence MGKTAVVFPGQGSQFVGMGKDFYDACPEVKAIFDKADAALGYSLTKIMFEGSEDELKTTYNTQPALLTMSIGIWEVLRNRVKADYFAGHSLGEYSAVVAAGGFTFEEGVLAVHNRGKFMQDAVPVGVGAMAAVMGIDDEIVVETCKEVSGAKVVEPANFNCPGQIVVAGHKEAVEEFSEKIKAKGAKRALLLPVSAPFHCSLMKPARDRMAEYLKNNIVIKDLNVPVFNNVDAKEETSAADVYDALCRQVDGAVLWTSLIKNMVDSGVDRFIEVGAGQVLAGLIKKIDKNVTVENISKFTDLPE is encoded by the coding sequence ATGGGCAAAACAGCCGTTGTTTTCCCCGGACAGGGGTCACAGTTTGTCGGAATGGGCAAGGATTTTTACGATGCCTGCCCCGAAGTTAAAGCGATATTTGACAAGGCGGATGCCGCTCTCGGCTACAGCCTTACTAAGATAATGTTCGAAGGCTCCGAAGACGAGCTTAAGACAACATACAACACCCAGCCCGCACTGCTCACAATGAGCATCGGTATATGGGAGGTGCTCAGAAACAGAGTTAAGGCGGATTACTTTGCCGGACACTCTCTGGGCGAATATTCCGCAGTTGTTGCCGCAGGCGGCTTCACGTTTGAAGAGGGTGTTCTGGCGGTTCACAACAGAGGAAAGTTCATGCAGGACGCAGTTCCTGTAGGCGTCGGCGCAATGGCCGCCGTCATGGGTATCGATGATGAGATAGTGGTTGAGACCTGCAAAGAGGTTTCGGGCGCAAAGGTCGTCGAACCTGCAAACTTCAACTGCCCCGGTCAGATAGTTGTTGCCGGACACAAGGAAGCGGTTGAGGAGTTCTCCGAAAAAATAAAGGCCAAAGGTGCAAAGCGTGCGCTTCTGCTTCCCGTTTCCGCACCCTTCCACTGCTCTCTGATGAAACCCGCCAGAGACAGAATGGCTGAATACCTCAAAAATAACATAGTTATTAAAGACCTGAATGTTCCGGTTTTCAATAACGTTGATGCAAAAGAGGAAACCTCCGCCGCAGACGTTTATGACGCACTCTGCAGGCAGGTTGACGGTGCAGTTTTGTGGACATCTCTGATAAAAAATATGGTAGACTCAGGGGTGGACAGATTCATAGAGGTGGGCGCAGGTCAGGTTCTGGCCGGACTCATCAAAAAAATAGACAAAAACGTGACTGTGGAGAACATCTCTAAATTCACGGATTTACCGGAGTAG